A portion of the Streptomyces sp. YPW6 genome contains these proteins:
- a CDS encoding DUF952 domain-containing protein encodes MTEPLLHLAEAPLWEAARGTGTYEMSTRGRTLQEEGFIHLSLPRQLPGVARTLYGDGNGDGVAGQGLVVLVVDPARLPGPVRFEAMKPGGEEFPHLYGPLPVSAVVEVRPFDDWYDDRREEDEPQ; translated from the coding sequence ATGACCGAACCGCTGCTGCACCTCGCCGAAGCACCTCTGTGGGAGGCGGCCCGGGGGACAGGGACGTACGAGATGTCCACCCGCGGCCGCACCCTTCAGGAGGAGGGCTTCATCCACCTCTCCCTGCCCCGCCAACTCCCCGGTGTGGCCCGGACGCTGTACGGGGACGGGAACGGTGACGGGGTCGCCGGCCAGGGACTCGTGGTCCTGGTCGTCGACCCCGCGCGCCTCCCCGGTCCCGTCCGGTTCGAGGCGATGAAGCCCGGCGGCGAGGAGTTCCCGCACCTGTACGGACCGCTCCCCGTGAGCGCGGTCGTCGAGGTGCGCCCCTTCGACGACTGGTACGACGACCGACGAGAGGAAGACGAACCCCAGTGA
- a CDS encoding choice-of-anchor A family protein, protein MEQKARRRGNAIRAAVTVATAAAMVGVLAPAAGADPLPGGLGPCLGSSCPPSWNDPNNGPVVGFDSNINVFVGGDFLVREAAAEAEGKVVTLGEFDMNKREGVSQIYNVGIAGVGSRVPPPDGSDYLTTGGDVTIADGQRLLAEEAEHSGRVAYAGDLTGTVNPTTAPRFDEDAAAPYTELRPQLTEASRCYAYDGDEHRAATGTWQQVGDVMTFTGDGTSAIQIFDVDADLESETGGNTGFVFNGIPEGATVLVNVYGSTRSVATFMGSFPNEGLRENLLWNFPDATALSLSGPAQFEGSILVGQPTSSTVLSMSGTNGRFYTAGSLTHTSQGQSGGQEIHAYPFDGDLPSCTPDPTPTPTDPTPTPTNPTPTPTDPTPTPTDPTPTPTDPTPTPTDPTPTPTDPTPTPTDPTPTPTDPTPTPTDPTPTPTDPTPTPTDPTPTPTDPTPTPTDPTPSPTEPTATPTEPTPTPSHHSPRPTHSPSHPGELPDTGSRGGEWIIGSIAAALVAAGGTVLVATRRARRRTY, encoded by the coding sequence ATGGAACAGAAGGCGCGCAGGCGCGGCAACGCAATCCGGGCAGCAGTGACAGTGGCCACGGCCGCGGCGATGGTGGGCGTGCTGGCCCCGGCCGCGGGTGCCGATCCGCTGCCGGGCGGACTGGGACCCTGCCTCGGCAGCTCCTGCCCGCCCAGCTGGAACGACCCCAACAACGGTCCGGTCGTCGGCTTCGACAGCAACATCAACGTCTTCGTCGGCGGGGACTTCCTGGTCCGCGAGGCGGCGGCGGAGGCGGAGGGCAAGGTCGTCACCCTCGGTGAGTTCGACATGAACAAGCGGGAGGGGGTCTCGCAGATCTACAACGTCGGCATCGCGGGCGTCGGTTCGCGGGTGCCGCCGCCGGACGGCTCCGACTATCTGACGACGGGCGGGGACGTCACCATCGCCGACGGCCAGCGCCTCCTCGCCGAGGAGGCCGAGCACTCCGGCCGCGTCGCGTACGCGGGGGACCTCACGGGCACGGTGAACCCCACCACCGCCCCGCGCTTCGACGAGGACGCGGCCGCCCCGTACACCGAGCTGCGCCCGCAGCTCACCGAGGCCAGCCGGTGCTACGCCTACGACGGCGACGAGCACCGGGCGGCTACGGGTACGTGGCAGCAGGTCGGCGACGTCATGACGTTCACCGGCGACGGCACGTCCGCGATCCAGATCTTCGACGTGGACGCGGACCTGGAGTCGGAGACGGGCGGCAACACGGGGTTCGTCTTCAACGGGATCCCCGAGGGGGCGACCGTCCTGGTCAACGTGTACGGCAGCACCCGCAGCGTCGCCACGTTCATGGGCTCGTTCCCCAACGAGGGGCTCCGCGAGAACCTGCTGTGGAACTTCCCGGACGCGACCGCTCTGTCGTTGAGCGGTCCGGCCCAGTTCGAGGGCAGCATCCTGGTCGGCCAGCCGACCAGCTCCACCGTGCTGAGCATGAGCGGCACCAACGGCCGCTTCTACACGGCCGGCTCGCTCACTCACACCTCGCAGGGCCAGTCGGGCGGCCAGGAGATCCACGCGTACCCCTTCGACGGGGACCTGCCGTCGTGCACCCCCGACCCGACGCCGACCCCGACGGACCCCACGCCCACGCCGACGAACCCCACACCGACCCCGACGGATCCGACGCCTACGCCGACGGATCCGACGCCTACGCCGACGGATCCGACGCCTACGCCGACGGATCCGACGCCTACGCCGACGGATCCGACGCCTACGCCGACGGATCCGACGCCTACGCCGACGGATCCGACGCCTACGCCGACGGATCCGACGCCGACCCCGACGGACCCGACGCCGACCCCGACGGACCCCACGCCCACCCCGACCGACCCCACGCCCACCCCCACCGACCCCACCCCGTCCCCCACGGAACCGACCGCGACCCCCACCGAGCCGACGCCGACTCCCAGCCACCACTCGCCGCGCCCCACGCACTCGCCGAGCCACCCGGGTGAGCTGCCCGACACCGGCTCCCGGGGCGGCGAATGGATCATCGGGTCCATCGCGGCAGCGCTGGTGGCCGCAGGCGGTACGGTCCTGGTGGCCACGCGCAGGGCTCGTCGCCGCACCTACTGA
- a CDS encoding LysR family transcriptional regulator encodes MELEVRHLRALCAIADAGSLHQAARRLGVSQPSLTTQLRRIENVLGAELFLRERTGCRPTSLGRVVLSRARPLVDGMNGLVAEALAEAEAARPRGSRLRIGSTASRVIGGWLRRLRGALPGTDISLRVDVSAHALLRSVAAGRLDVAFVHEVEGSPLTLPEGLEQRVLVDREPQFISLSRDHPAAHRRVVELGDLAGDPWMVDPTVDGEWDGVRRVLGAAGLNPPVLHGDYLTAASLVVLGEAVAPCQPTSGPRDDMVIRPLLGDPLAVRLLLVSRPGTDIEVVYAQLEDAYRDAARRASGYHEWLLRHRSPLARTP; translated from the coding sequence ATGGAGCTGGAGGTGAGACACCTCAGGGCGCTGTGCGCCATCGCCGACGCGGGCAGTCTGCACCAGGCGGCCCGTCGCCTCGGGGTGAGCCAGCCCTCCCTGACCACCCAGCTGCGGCGGATCGAGAACGTGCTCGGCGCCGAACTGTTCCTCCGCGAGCGGACCGGCTGCCGGCCGACCTCCCTGGGCCGGGTCGTCCTGAGCCGGGCCCGCCCCCTCGTCGACGGCATGAACGGACTGGTCGCCGAGGCGCTGGCGGAGGCGGAGGCCGCCCGGCCGCGCGGCTCCCGGCTGCGCATCGGCTCGACCGCGAGCCGCGTCATCGGCGGCTGGCTGCGCCGGCTGCGGGGCGCCCTGCCCGGTACGGACATCTCCCTGCGGGTCGACGTCTCCGCCCACGCGCTGCTGCGCTCGGTTGCGGCGGGCCGCCTGGACGTCGCCTTCGTGCACGAGGTGGAGGGCTCTCCGCTGACGCTGCCGGAGGGCCTGGAGCAGCGCGTGCTCGTGGACCGGGAACCGCAGTTCATCTCCCTCTCCCGCGACCACCCGGCCGCCCACCGCCGGGTGGTGGAGCTCGGGGACCTCGCGGGCGACCCGTGGATGGTCGATCCCACGGTGGACGGCGAGTGGGACGGGGTGCGCCGGGTGCTCGGCGCCGCCGGACTGAACCCGCCGGTCCTGCACGGCGACTACCTCACCGCCGCGTCCCTCGTCGTGCTCGGCGAGGCCGTCGCCCCCTGCCAGCCGACGTCGGGCCCGCGCGACGACATGGTGATCCGCCCCCTGCTGGGGGACCCGCTGGCGGTACGCCTCCTGCTGGTCTCGCGGCCCGGCACGGACATCGAGGTGGTGTACGCGCAGTTGGAGGACGCCTACCGGGACGCGGCGCGACGGGCGAGCGGCTACCACGAGTGGCTGCTGCGCCACCGCTCCCCGCTGGCCCGCACCCCCTGA
- the snpA gene encoding snapalysin, producing the protein MRHLRTVLASAVAGLGLVATLGAAPAVTAAPAPATPTTSTATTSTATTIAAYTGSSENAAANKAFYDAVMKSVAKKRAANPEALAVTVTYNASSAPSFRTQIARSTQIWNSSVSNVRLQEGSNADFRYYEGNDSRGSYASTDGHGRGYIFLDYRQNQQYNSTRVTTHETGHVLGLPDTYSGPCSQLMSGGGPGPSCTNAQPDYNERARVDQLWRYGFAAATS; encoded by the coding sequence ATGAGACACCTCAGGACCGTTCTCGCCTCCGCAGTCGCCGGTCTCGGCCTCGTGGCGACGCTGGGCGCCGCACCCGCCGTGACCGCCGCTCCGGCCCCCGCCACGCCCACGACGTCCACCGCCACGACGTCCACCGCCACGACCATCGCCGCCTACACCGGGTCGAGCGAGAACGCCGCGGCCAACAAGGCGTTCTACGACGCGGTCATGAAGTCGGTCGCGAAGAAGCGGGCGGCCAACCCGGAAGCGCTGGCGGTCACCGTCACCTACAACGCGTCCAGCGCTCCGAGCTTCCGCACGCAGATAGCCCGCAGCACCCAGATCTGGAACAGCTCGGTCTCCAACGTCCGCCTCCAGGAGGGCTCCAACGCGGACTTCCGGTACTACGAGGGCAACGACTCCCGAGGCTCCTACGCGAGCACCGACGGGCACGGCCGCGGCTACATCTTCCTGGACTACCGGCAGAACCAGCAGTACAACTCGACCCGCGTCACCACCCACGAGACCGGGCACGTCCTCGGCCTCCCCGACACGTACTCCGGCCCGTGCAGCCAGCTGATGTCGGGCGGCGGCCCCGGCCCGTCCTGCACCAACGCGCAGCCGGACTACAACGAGCGCGCCCGGGTCGACCAGCTGTGGCGCTACGGGTTCGCCGCCGCGACCTCCTGA
- a CDS encoding GntR family transcriptional regulator, producing MLFRVDPTSTVPLGDQIAASVRRAVADGAVAPGERLPAARALAESLGVNVHTVLRGYQRLREEGLIELRRGRGAAITAGASPQRARLLERVREAVADARDLGMTEDELLTLVRSELNA from the coding sequence ATGCTCTTCCGGGTCGATCCCACCTCCACCGTGCCGCTCGGGGACCAGATCGCCGCCTCGGTCCGGCGTGCGGTCGCCGACGGTGCGGTGGCCCCGGGCGAACGGCTGCCCGCCGCCCGTGCGCTCGCCGAATCCCTCGGCGTGAACGTCCACACCGTGCTGCGCGGATACCAGCGGCTGCGGGAGGAAGGACTCATCGAGCTGCGCCGCGGGCGGGGCGCGGCGATCACCGCGGGCGCCTCGCCGCAGCGCGCCCGGCTCCTGGAGAGAGTGCGCGAAGCGGTCGCGGACGCCCGGGACCTGGGCATGACCGAGGACGAGCTGCTGACCCTCGTCCGTAGCGAACTCAACGCCTGA
- a CDS encoding DUF1648 domain-containing protein, translating into MASKNLGRVTLAALPFVLALLVDLTLYAAVADRLPDRPAVHFDAGGSPDGHLGSTAYLLCALSSLLVLGGLWAFIAVKGRLHGRAHRWLIGGGFAVAAFLGYLLIAVLLVNVDVPDGGSPEGFPLRHIAAALGAAALAGALGLLLSRLAPVPEDPRGPDPAARKRIVLADGEVATWGRGIGAWWAPVAAVALLAAGAAVGREQSWLIGAPLMLLALVTGTFCRPHVTVDRRGLTVSGLLPRPRVRVPLERMEAADSRPVNALAEYGGWGYRIRPERSGVITRSGEAIVVSLTSGREFAVTVGDSVTGAALLNTLLDRQRAGR; encoded by the coding sequence ATGGCAAGCAAGAACCTTGGCCGCGTCACTCTCGCCGCCCTGCCCTTTGTCCTCGCGCTCCTCGTCGACCTCACGCTCTACGCCGCCGTCGCGGACCGGCTGCCCGACCGGCCGGCCGTCCACTTCGACGCCGGCGGGTCCCCCGACGGACACCTCGGCTCCACCGCCTACCTGCTCTGCGCGCTGTCCTCGTTGCTGGTGCTCGGCGGGCTGTGGGCCTTCATCGCGGTCAAGGGCAGGCTCCACGGCCGCGCCCACCGGTGGCTGATCGGGGGAGGCTTCGCCGTGGCCGCATTCCTCGGCTATCTGCTGATCGCCGTCCTGCTCGTCAACGTGGACGTCCCCGACGGCGGTTCGCCCGAGGGGTTCCCGCTCCGGCACATCGCGGCGGCCCTCGGCGCGGCCGCACTTGCCGGAGCCCTCGGTCTGCTGCTGTCGCGGCTGGCGCCCGTGCCCGAGGACCCGCGCGGCCCGGACCCGGCGGCCCGGAAGAGGATCGTGCTGGCCGACGGCGAGGTGGCCACCTGGGGGCGCGGCATCGGCGCCTGGTGGGCCCCCGTCGCCGCCGTGGCGCTGCTGGCGGCCGGTGCCGCCGTCGGGCGGGAGCAGAGCTGGTTGATCGGGGCGCCGCTGATGCTGCTCGCCCTGGTGACCGGAACCTTCTGCCGCCCCCACGTCACCGTCGACCGGCGCGGACTCACCGTCTCCGGCCTGCTGCCCCGGCCCCGGGTGCGGGTGCCGCTGGAGCGGATGGAGGCCGCGGACAGCCGACCGGTCAACGCCCTCGCGGAGTACGGCGGCTGGGGCTACCGCATCCGCCCCGAACGCAGTGGCGTCATCACCCGTTCGGGCGAGGCCATCGTCGTCAGCCTGACGAGCGGCCGCGAGTTCGCCGTCACCGTCGGGGACTCGGTCACCGGCGCGGCCCTGCTCAACACGCTGCTCGACCGGCAGCGGGCGGGGCGCTGA
- a CDS encoding GNAT family N-acetyltransferase has translation MGIRIRQAEQDDRELVVAVMEEAFHDDPVSGWVFPDEEHRRAVHGRFLGVFVDAALAEGRIDIAEDAAAVALWLPVPAGAPEGEDPMPALMRQTADPDNERCELVGRLTGVVHPHDRAHAYLLMIGVRPGRQGEGIGAELVGAELERCDREGLPAYLEASSARSRALYERLGFRLLGRALELPDGPPMYPMWREPRMG, from the coding sequence ATGGGGATACGGATCCGGCAGGCGGAGCAGGATGACCGGGAGCTCGTCGTCGCGGTCATGGAGGAGGCCTTCCACGACGACCCGGTCAGCGGCTGGGTGTTCCCCGACGAGGAGCACCGGCGCGCGGTGCACGGGAGGTTCCTCGGCGTCTTCGTCGACGCCGCCCTCGCCGAGGGCCGTATCGACATCGCCGAGGACGCGGCGGCGGTCGCCCTGTGGCTGCCGGTGCCCGCCGGGGCCCCGGAGGGGGAGGACCCCATGCCCGCCCTGATGCGGCAGACCGCCGATCCGGACAACGAGCGCTGCGAACTGGTGGGCAGGCTCACCGGGGTGGTGCACCCGCACGACCGTGCGCACGCCTACCTGCTGATGATCGGCGTCCGTCCCGGCCGTCAGGGGGAGGGCATCGGGGCGGAGCTCGTGGGGGCGGAGCTGGAGCGCTGCGACCGGGAGGGGCTGCCGGCCTATCTGGAGGCGAGCAGCGCCCGGAGCCGGGCCCTGTACGAACGGCTCGGATTCCGCCTCCTCGGACGCGCGCTCGAACTGCCGGACGGGCCGCCGATGTACCCCATGTGGCGTGAGCCCCGCATGGGTTGA
- a CDS encoding family 2 encapsulin nanocompartment cargo protein polyprenyl transferase yields MTSTDAATEGHEAAALLERTRAVVDPHLRAAVESLPGGIRRIAMYHFGWQNADGTPAAGQAGKAIRPALVLAAARALGGDPERAVRAAVAVELAHNFTLLHDDVIDEDTTRRHRPTAWAVFGIPDAIITGDAMLALAQRLLAEDAHPAAASAVARLSTCVVELCAGQQADCAFEERGPDEVTLDECLTMATAKTGALLGCACALGALYAGAEDRAVRAMDGFGREAGLSFQLIDDLIGIWGDPDRTGKPVGADLAAHKKSLPVVAALTSGTPAAGELAALYQGPMNTAAEVSRAADAVDRAGGRDWAQASAADRMARAVHHLSRAVPDPSAAGDLLALAEFVTRRTS; encoded by the coding sequence ATGACCAGTACGGACGCAGCGACGGAAGGGCACGAGGCCGCGGCGCTCCTGGAGCGCACCCGCGCCGTCGTCGACCCGCACCTGCGAGCCGCCGTGGAGTCGCTGCCCGGCGGCATACGCCGGATCGCGATGTACCACTTCGGCTGGCAGAACGCCGACGGAACCCCGGCCGCCGGCCAGGCCGGAAAGGCCATCCGGCCGGCCCTCGTGCTGGCCGCCGCCCGCGCGCTGGGCGGCGATCCGGAGCGGGCTGTCCGGGCCGCCGTCGCCGTCGAACTCGCCCACAACTTCACCCTGCTCCACGACGACGTCATCGACGAGGACACCACCCGCAGGCACCGGCCCACCGCCTGGGCGGTCTTCGGCATCCCGGACGCCATCATTACCGGCGACGCCATGCTCGCCCTCGCCCAGCGGCTGCTGGCCGAGGACGCGCACCCGGCCGCCGCGTCCGCCGTCGCCCGGCTCTCCACCTGTGTCGTCGAGCTGTGCGCGGGCCAGCAGGCGGACTGCGCCTTCGAGGAGCGCGGCCCCGACGAGGTGACCCTCGACGAGTGCCTCACCATGGCGACCGCCAAGACGGGGGCCCTGCTCGGCTGCGCGTGCGCGCTCGGCGCCCTCTACGCCGGGGCGGAGGACCGGGCGGTCCGCGCGATGGACGGCTTCGGGCGGGAGGCGGGGCTCTCGTTCCAGCTCATCGACGACCTGATCGGCATCTGGGGCGACCCCGACCGCACCGGCAAGCCCGTCGGGGCCGACCTGGCCGCCCACAAGAAGTCCCTGCCCGTCGTCGCCGCCCTGACCTCGGGCACCCCGGCCGCCGGGGAGCTGGCCGCGCTCTACCAGGGGCCCATGAACACCGCCGCCGAGGTGAGCAGGGCGGCCGACGCGGTGGACCGGGCCGGGGGGCGGGACTGGGCGCAGGCCAGTGCGGCCGACCGGATGGCCCGAGCGGTCCACCACCTGTCCCGGGCGGTCCCCGATCCGAGCGCCGCCGGCGACCTGCTGGCCCTGGCCGAATTCGTCACCCGACGGACCAGCTGA
- a CDS encoding family 2B encapsulin nanocompartment shell protein, with protein sequence MSVGEEVRDTQAPPQQSLGTAAARNLATTTKSAPQMQEITSRWLLKMLPWVQVQGGTYRVNRRLSYSVGDGRVTFVQTGDRVAVIPAELGELPALRNFADEEVLAELARRCEQRDVAAGEVLAASGDAADRVYLLAHGKVEKIGSGPYGDETELGVLADGAYFGDQSLVDGDAVWEYTARAVTPCTLLTLSRADVYNLAERADSLRGHLAGLLSIPHQRTNPYGEAAIDLSAGHVGEAVVPHTFVDYEAAPREYELSVAQTVLKVHSRVADLYNQPMNQTEQQLRLTVEALRERQEHELINNREFGLLHNCDYGQRLQPHDGVPSPDDMDELLSRRRGSKLFLAHPRAIAAFGRECNRRGLVPESVDIGGHHVPAWRGVPIFPSNKIPVTDARTTSIICMRTGESEQGVIGLQQTGIPDEIEPSLSVRFMGIDEQAIISYLVTAYYSAAILVPDALGVLENVEVSRWR encoded by the coding sequence ATGTCCGTTGGTGAAGAGGTTCGCGACACGCAGGCGCCGCCGCAGCAGAGTCTGGGGACGGCGGCTGCGAGGAACCTCGCGACGACCACCAAGTCCGCGCCGCAGATGCAGGAGATCACCTCGCGGTGGCTGCTGAAGATGCTGCCGTGGGTGCAGGTACAGGGCGGTACGTACCGGGTGAACCGTCGGCTCAGCTATTCGGTCGGTGACGGCCGGGTGACCTTCGTCCAGACCGGGGACCGGGTGGCCGTGATCCCCGCCGAACTGGGGGAGCTCCCCGCTCTGCGCAACTTCGCCGACGAGGAGGTCCTCGCCGAGCTCGCCCGCAGGTGCGAGCAGCGGGACGTGGCCGCGGGGGAGGTGCTCGCCGCCTCGGGGGACGCGGCGGACCGGGTCTATCTGCTGGCGCACGGCAAGGTCGAGAAGATCGGATCCGGCCCCTACGGGGACGAGACGGAGCTGGGCGTCCTCGCCGACGGTGCGTACTTCGGCGACCAGAGCCTGGTCGACGGCGACGCCGTCTGGGAGTACACGGCCCGCGCGGTCACCCCGTGCACACTCCTCACCCTGAGCCGGGCCGACGTGTACAACCTCGCGGAGCGCGCCGATTCGCTGCGCGGCCACCTCGCCGGACTCCTCTCCATCCCGCATCAGCGGACCAACCCCTACGGCGAGGCGGCGATCGACCTCTCCGCCGGCCACGTGGGCGAGGCGGTCGTCCCGCACACCTTCGTCGACTACGAGGCCGCGCCGCGCGAGTACGAGCTGAGCGTCGCCCAGACCGTGCTGAAGGTCCACAGCAGGGTGGCCGACCTCTACAACCAGCCGATGAACCAGACCGAGCAGCAGTTGCGGCTCACGGTCGAGGCGCTCCGCGAGCGCCAGGAGCACGAGCTGATCAACAACAGGGAGTTCGGCCTCCTCCACAACTGCGACTACGGGCAGCGGCTCCAGCCGCACGACGGGGTGCCCAGCCCGGACGACATGGACGAACTGCTCTCGCGCCGCCGCGGCTCGAAGCTCTTCCTCGCCCACCCGAGGGCCATCGCCGCCTTCGGCCGCGAGTGCAACCGGCGCGGACTCGTCCCCGAGAGCGTCGACATCGGCGGTCACCACGTGCCCGCCTGGCGCGGGGTGCCGATCTTCCCGTCCAACAAGATCCCCGTCACCGACGCCCGCACCACGTCCATCATCTGCATGAGGACCGGCGAGTCGGAGCAGGGCGTCATCGGCCTCCAGCAGACCGGCATCCCCGACGAGATCGAGCCGAGCCTCTCGGTCCGCTTCATGGGCATCGACGAGCAGGCGATCATCTCCTACCTCGTGACGGCGTACTACTCCGCCGCCATCCTGGTACCGGACGCCCTCGGAGTGCTGGAGAACGTCGAGGTCAGCCGCTGGCGCTGA